The genomic DNA GCTCCCTCGAAGATCACAGATCCCTCCTCCGGCTTATAGACACCGCTTATCACATTGAAAAGGGTTGTCTTACCGCTTCCGTTAGGCCCTATAATAGCTAGGAGCTCCCCCCTATCTACTTTGAGGGATATGTTTCTCAGCGCCATTAGCCCTCCGAATCTTTTGCTCACATTTCTAAGCTCTAGGAGAGACAATCTATCACCTCAGAAGCTCCCTCAATGCATAGTTTCTGATATAGCCCCTAATATGCCCTAACAAGCCGTATGGAAATGCCACGGCAACTATGATCAGTATTGCTGAGAATACAAGTAGCTGGAACCCCGGTATTAGAACTCCTAGGTAGTACTTCGCTAATGTATAGATAGATCCTCCTATAATGGGTCCTAATAGGGTGCCCATGCCCCCCAGCACTACTATTATTATAGCCTCCACGGTATATGTTATGTTGAATGCCTCGGGTGGATATATTGCTACGATTTTAAGACCCCAAGCCGATCCTATGAGCCCGCCGAAGAGAGCGCTTATAGTAAATGCTATTATTTTATATGCCGTGGTATTTACACCCATAACCCTTGCGGCGGTCTCATCCTCTCTTAGAGCGGCTAATCCATAGCCTATCCTGCTGTTCTTGATGAGCCATGTGGTTATTGCAGCAGCTACAGCTGTGAATATTAGGAAGGTGTCTGCATAGATAGTTGTTACATAGCTGAAGCCCTCATCCCCAAAGAGGCTCCTGAGATCCCTAGCTATTATGAGGCCCTCCGACCCACCCCATATCTTGGCCCCCTCTATAAGGTATCTCAGCCCCTCGTTAACACCTATAGTTGCTATTGCAAAATACGCTCCTCTAAGCCTAAGAGCCACACCTCCTACAGCAGATGCTACAGCTGCGGCCATGAGGGATGCTAGTAGAGGCCCTAGCACTAGAGCTAACACTGGTTGGAGGCCTGCCTCTGCCGCGATTTTAACCGCAAGGCCTCCCCCATACATACCCAGTGCTAGAAAAGCTACGTATCCGAAATCCACATATCCGGTCATCCCCAGAAATATGTTGAAAGCCTGTCCAAGCGCTGTATAGAATATCAGTAGTGTAACGAACTGCCCATACTGTGGGAACGTCTCTCTAATAATCCATAGAAATATATAGAATATTAGAGAGACTATAACCTGGAGCACATGGATCCTCTGGAACCTCATCTCCTCATCAGCCCCTCAGGCTTTGCTAGAAGCAATATTATTAGGAGCATGAAGCCTAGGAATAGAGCTAGAGATCCAGGGCTTGGAGACCCCATCTGGCTAAATATATATGTAACACCCGACTCAACTAAGCCGAAGATAAGACCACCTATATATGCTCCCAAAGGCGATCCCAGGCCTCCTAGCACGGCTATCACGAATGCCTTTAAAGTATATGGCTGCCCCATATATGGATTGATACCTGTTGGATTATATAGGGTTAGAAGAACTCCTCCAAGCATGGTCATACCCAGGCCTATCCCAACACTTGTAGAATAGATCCTATGGACATCAATGCCACAGATATAGGCCCCCACAGGATCCTGAACCACAGCCCTTATCGATGTGCCAACACCTGTTTTGAAGAGGAATAGAAATATAGCTATAGCAGCTATAAGGCCTAGAACCGCACCTAATATCGATGTGACCTGTAGCCTTAGACCTAAATACGGTATTGCGCCTAGGTACCAGCTATATCCCCTATAAT from Sulfolobales archaeon includes the following:
- a CDS encoding branched-chain amino acid ABC transporter permease, which encodes MDLEPLLFNITAGLILGSIYGISTIGLSLIFGVMRIVNVGHGSFIMLGAYIAYWLFTLYGLVPLVSLAVAFTLGLALGMAIFYIMVRRFLGAPEISSLMAMFGLGVMLEEIAKQFWGIDYRGYSWYLGAIPYLGLRLQVTSILGAVLGLIAAIAIFLFLFKTGVGTSIRAVVQDPVGAYICGIDVHRIYSTSVGIGLGMTMLGGVLLTLYNPTGINPYMGQPYTLKAFVIAVLGGLGSPLGAYIGGLIFGLVESGVTYIFSQMGSPSPGSLALFLGFMLLIILLLAKPEGLMRR
- a CDS encoding branched-chain amino acid ABC transporter permease, with the translated sequence MRFQRIHVLQVIVSLIFYIFLWIIRETFPQYGQFVTLLIFYTALGQAFNIFLGMTGYVDFGYVAFLALGMYGGGLAVKIAAEAGLQPVLALVLGPLLASLMAAAVASAVGGVALRLRGAYFAIATIGVNEGLRYLIEGAKIWGGSEGLIIARDLRSLFGDEGFSYVTTIYADTFLIFTAVAAAITTWLIKNSRIGYGLAALREDETAARVMGVNTTAYKIIAFTISALFGGLIGSAWGLKIVAIYPPEAFNITYTVEAIIIVVLGGMGTLLGPIIGGSIYTLAKYYLGVLIPGFQLLVFSAILIIVAVAFPYGLLGHIRGYIRNYALRELLR